Within Cloacibacillus sp., the genomic segment ACGATTCTTGGCGCGGGCAGCTTCGGTACCGCCATGGCGGTGCACCTGACCTCCCTTGGCCATAATGTAAAGATGTGGACGATCGACGCAGAACAGGCGGAAATTATGAACAGGGAACATAGGAATAATTTCTGTTTCTTCGACACGGTGCTGCCGGATAAGATCGCGGCGACCACCGACCTGCGGGAGGCCCTTGACTTCTCCGACCGCTATATAATGGCGATACCGACGCAGTTTGAACGGGAGGTCTGCGGCAAGATAGCGGCGCTCTCTCCCGCGCCGGGACATATGCTGAACCTGGCTAAAGGCATCGAGATATCGACGGGCAATCTGCTCCATAAGGTACACGAGGAGTTATGCCCCAATATGGTCTACTCCGCGCTCTCCGGACCAAGCCACGTGGAAGAGGTGCTCATCGACTGCCCGACGACCGTGGCTCTCGCCTCCAAAGACGAGGAGGAGGCCAGGTCATGGCAGGAGCTGTTAAACGGCGGAAATTTCCGCGTCTATACGAGCACGGACGTTATCGGCCTGGAGGTCGGCGGCGCGACTAAGAATATATACGCGATCGCGGCCGGCATCTCAAAGGCCTTACAGCTCGGCGACAACGCCCTCGCGGCGCTCGCGTCGCGTGGACTGGCCGAGATAATGCGCTTCGGCGCGAAGCTCGGCGCTTCGCCGCTCACGCTCTCGGGACTCGCGGGGGTCGGCGACCTCATGGTCACCTGCTACAGCATGCATTCGCGCA encodes:
- a CDS encoding NAD(P)H-dependent glycerol-3-phosphate dehydrogenase; amino-acid sequence: MNTTILGAGSFGTAMAVHLTSLGHNVKMWTIDAEQAEIMNREHRNNFCFFDTVLPDKIAATTDLREALDFSDRYIMAIPTQFEREVCGKIAALSPAPGHMLNLAKGIEISTGNLLHKVHEELCPNMVYSALSGPSHVEEVLIDCPTTVALASKDEEEARSWQELLNGGNFRVYTSTDVIGLEVGGATKNIYAIAAGISKALQLGDNALAALASRGLAEIMRFGAKLGASPLTLSGLAGVGDLMVTCYSMHSRNFRLGLAVGSGMSMDEAVEELGQVAEGAYTVRAVVENSKKFDVDMPLADAVYRVLYKDEDPHELLKELFARPVKPEMRL